TCGGCCCTCAGCGGCTTCCGGCAGGACTGCCCCCACGTGGCGGCGCTCGGCCTCGCACTTCCGGCAGGAGGATCCGGGCCTGGAGAGGCCGCGGCCGAGGTGAGTGGGCGCGCGGCGGCCCTTCTGCGCGCTCCCGGGGTCGGGGGGGTGGAcccgggcggggctgggagcggggtCCCGGCTTGGCGACGCGCGCCGCGGCTCGGGGTCCCCCGGGGAGCTCCTCATCCCGGGCCTCAGTGTCCCGGTCGTAGAGGGGCCCGGGCCTCCGCTCGTGTGCGCTCCCCCCGGCGTTTCCCGAGCACCCGCGACGTTATCCAGGCGGGCATCACGCGGACCCGGCCCTGCCCTTGGAGAGGCCGCATCCCGCGGTGGGGTGGGAGTCGGGGATGGGCAGTGAACACGTGGACAAACAAGGAAACGTCAGGTAGTGGGAGGTGCCACGAGGATTAGGAGGGCTCGCCCTCGCCCAGGATGTTCAGCCAAGCACAGGTCTGTGGAAGACTGTActgggcagaaggaacagcaaatgcaGAGAAGGACACAGGCTTGATGTGTTGGACAAACGAGGGGCCAGCGTGGCGGGTGGGCGGGGGCGAAGATGAGGTTGCAGAtatgggcagaggccagggggtGGAAGGCCTTCCTTTTGGGCCTGCTGAGGAGTCGGGGTCCCCAGAGGGCCTGGCCTGCTTTCTGTGCTCAGGCCACCTCTGGGGCTGATTGGTGGACTCCAGGCTGTAGCGGGGGAGAGGAAGCGGGGACGCCAGTTAGGAGCCTTCTTAACTTTGAGAAGGTGCTCCGTGTGGGCTGGGGTGGGCATGGGGACTTAATGCAGGTGGGGCACCTGGACTGGCTCGTTGAAGGAAGGGTGGGGTTTGAACGGTGGAGGGAGGGCATGGCAGTGTTGGAGCAGGAACCACACCGGAGGCCACATGGTGCAAGAAGTCGATTCACAGGAGAGTGCAGACTGTCCTGGCATGGGAGCCCTGGGGGAACCACAGGGAGGGAGTGCCAGGAGAAAGCTCCCTTAGTGCCAACACGCCCCGTGGTTGCCTGTGGGACATCGGCAGTCGATCTCACCAGGGAGCCGTTTTGCCCCCGGGTAACAGTTGGCGacacctggagacatttttggttgtcacagcttggGATGAAGGGGAAGGGATGCTACAGGCACCTAGCACGCAGAGACCAGGGatccaatgcacaggacaggccttctcccaacaaagaattatctggccccaaatatcAATAATGCCCAAGTTGGGAAACATTGGTATAGAGGAAAGAGCGTGGGCCTGAAGTTCTGTTGGATGTAGGTTTGGTGCCCCCGTGCTCCACTCtctggctgggggagaggagtcGGACTGTGAGGGGTGCAGGCAGAAGCAGAGAGGACCATACAGGAGACCAGTGCATTGTGTAGGGCAGGGAGCATGGTGACTCGGACGGTAGTGGTGGAGGTCAGGAGATGGGACCTTATTTGGGATATTTTTTCAAGATAGAGGTGACAGTATTTGCTGATTGAATGTGGACCgagggaaagagaggagtcaagggtgAGAACAAGATTTCTGGCCTGAGTAACCAGGTGATGGTGCCCCTGGCTGAGGTGGGAAGAGGAGGTTTGGATGGAGAGTGGATGAAAAACAGGAGTCAGCCCTGGACAGGCTATGTGTGAGACACCTGACGTTAGACATTGAACCGAAAAGGACAAGGAAGCAGTTGGATATTCTTGTGGAGTTGAGGAGGTCGGAGAGAGGGATCCACATTGGGGAGATGTAAGCTCACATTTCAGGGAATGGGACCACATGAGATCACCTAGCACAGCGGTTCTCAACCCACTGGATACAACACCTTCTTTTGAACGACAGATATTTCAGTAACAACCCCCCTTATTATTCACAAAGGAAATTTATGGTTAATGAAAATGGCctacacataatttttttttaattgacaatgCCCTAACcataatataaaagagaaataaaaggaaggtaATTGATAATAAAATGTTTCAATATGTGAGTTCCTGGGCCCTGCGATACTAGAAGCTACAAAGAAGCAGTGGGCGCTTTCACCTCTGGTAGAACCTCTGGGAGTGTGAAAGCCACAGCACAGGTGGCTGCAGCCATGTCGCATTGGCAGCTCGAAAACCATGCCTGCTGTGTCTGTAGATGAGGTGGTTTTTCCAGACTGGGAACTCGTGGTACCGTTTTATCAAAAACTGTTCAGTCTCCCCTCAGTGTACGTGGTATAGGTATTATTGGACGTTTTAGTGCCTAGGAGACCCATGGAAAATTTGCTCTGTGTTACATGTGAAACAAAGTTGGGTTGTAAGTTCAGGGAATTATAAATAGATCTTTCACCTCTGTGAATGTTGAAGTTATGCAGGGTGCCGAACAGTTCTTAGTTATGTGGACTGTTCTCCCATATTCCCGACTCACTAAAAGCTAGGAGAGTCTCCCCAAAACAGCACAGGTTTCCAGAGTTTCCTGAAGAGAGCCACAGCCTAAGGTGTCCTCTGGGCAAAGCCTTGTGCCAGCTCCCAGTTTGCCTTGGGGAAGGAGACACGGTAAGCCAGGTTCCAGAGTACAGAACTGaatgtgatttctccttttagaaaggaccaggggtgggggaggtaaGGTATGTCTGATCAGACGGTTCTAGGAAGGCTTCCAGAAGGAGGTGGCATTTCTGCAAGGGGGGAATGTCTCAGAGGAGGAGATGAGGCAGCAGGTGGGTCACACTGGTCCCGAGTCTGCCTGGTCTCCCCGAGCCTGCGTGCTCTGGACACTCATTAGGCTTGGCTGGATTGATAGGGAGGCAGGGAGTGGTCCCCTCTGGCAAGACCCTCAGGCAGGCACTGCCTCCATGGGAGTGGTTGTTAGAGGCTAGGGCATGGGAGGTGTGGCTTTTCCGttcggtttttgttttgttttgttttgtttttttggtcatgaatttatttttctggtaaAGGATGTAAACTATGGCATATAGACTTAGCTCAAATTCTGACTGACTGGTAGTTGACGCCCTAGTACTGACCAGTTCGTTTTCAACGCCTTAAAGCCCAGATCCGTCTTCTGAAAATCATGTGCCCTTTCTTGCATCGAGCCACCAAACCATACAGGGAACGCACAGTGTGCCAGGTGGGTGTAAGCTGACATGGACACCGGCTCCGGTGTGCTCGGAGCGCACAGCCCCTTGGGGGACACAGCCTCACACAAGCACGATGAAGGAAAAGTAGGGGAGCCGTGGCAGCAGCCTGTATCTCAGGGGGGCCCATGGGGAGGGCGGGGCGGTGCTCCCTGAGGAAATGCCATTTGAGCTGAAGATAAGTAGGATCTGctgaggaaggaatgaagggtGGGCAGAGCGTTCAGCTCCCTGGGGCAGCAGGAAAGAGCCCGATGTGTTTGGGAAAAGGAAAGCCCTGTGGCAGGACGAGGACACCAAGAGTCCGACAGGGCGGAGCAGGCCTTCTGAGCCAGGGAAGGGTTTTGGTCTTTGTCGTAAGAGCCTGGGAGCTACTGAAGGGCTGCAGTCTTCtctgacatgatcagatttacatttttaaaaggtcactctGGTGGAAATTCATGGAGAACAGCTTGAGGTGACAGGAGAGTGGATGTGACAGGGAGCTGTGAGCCCTGCAGTTCTGTCCGCCCCGCTGCACTCCCCGCGGGCCAAGGCTGGGGTGGACACGTGGGGTAGCCCTCCCCCTGCCAGGGCCACCGGAACGGCCTTTTCCTCTTTCTAGCCTCAGCCCTGGGATCCGGCGAGTCGTGTACACAGTTGATCATGGAGAGGGTCGGCTCGGGCCACCAGCCCCTTAGGTGAGGACAGAGTCTGGGTCTCAGGGGACGCTTCCCGATCATGGAGGCAGCGAGAGCGCCAGCCAGGAGACGCGCTTGTTGAAAGTCACGGGTCCAGCTCGACTGGCCCTTCCTGCGGGCCCTGCGGGCATCTTCAGGAGAGGTCCGCCCCCACTGACCAGAGCCGGGGAGCTGCAGCTTCCACGGATGGGGAGGTGGGCCCTCGACGTGGCCTTCGTGTGGAGGGCGGTGTTGACTCTGGGGCTGGTCCTTCTCTACTACTGCTTTTCCATCGGCATCACCTTCTACAACAAGTGGCTGACCAAGGTAACGCGGGGGCCCCGCCAGCCCGGCCGGGTGGGAGATGGCTGCGGCCAGGACTACAGCGCCCCCCAGTATTTAACAGCAGGAGGCACGGGCTTCAACAAGTCACACTGGAAGCCACTCACACCAGCGACGCGACAGGGCCACGCCAGGGATTCCCCTTAAATATTGGGATGGAGGGGAAATCAGGAGAGGGGGAGACACTGAGGGTGAGCTGGGGAGACGTGAGGTTCCTAAGGCCCCTCGTACACTGTGGCACCCTCGTGAGCTGCTGAAGCAGCGCCCCTCCACCAGGTAGAGgcgaggagggaggcaggaggcaggagccGGGGGGCCGGCGGCAGGCAGTAACAGTGCCGCCGTCTGTGCTCTGTGCTTGGGCTCCGTGCAGAGCTTCCACTTCCCCCTCTTCATGACCATGCTGCACCTGGCCGTGATCTTCCTGTTCTCTGCCCTGTCCAGGGCCCTGGTTCAGTGCTCCAGCCACAGGGCCCGCGTGGTGCTGAGCTGGACCGACTACCTCAGAAGAGTGGCTCCCACAGGTACTTGCCCGCGGGGTGGTCCCGGGAGGGCcctggaggcaggaggagggagctcAGGAAGCCAGAGGCCCGGACCAGAAGGAAGGAAGCCTCTGTGGCTTGAAGCTTAGGCCCTCCCCTCTTCGCTCCTCTCCGCCGCCTCCCGCGCCCGCCCCGGCTGCTGCCTCCTGCTGCCTCTTACTCCGGCCGCGTCGCAGGGCGGGGATGGGGGGCCAGGGCGGGGATGGGGGGCCGTGCAGCAGTGGCCGGTTGTTCCCGCAACCTTGAACACACACACCGAGCAGGTACCAAGGCCTGGAGACAGTAGTGAGCAGGGCACAGGCGCCTGCCCTCGGGCGGCAGAGGGGGTGCCTGGGGGCCACGGGGCACAGGGGAGGGAACCGGCTGGCGGCCGGGCGAGAGGGTTCGGGCGCAGGGGCTGAGCGGGCTGAGACCTGGGGCGGGAGTTGAGGGGAGGCACTCATGTGCCTGGGTCAGGTTGCTGCGTGGGTCCGAGAGGGAACTGAAAGTGTCTCGAGAGGCTGAGCGCTCAGCGTTGGtaagaggaagggggagaaaggCGGCCCGAGAAGGTGGCGGTGCCAGATCCTGGAGGACCAGGTCCTCCAGAGCGTGTGTTTCACTCTGAGGGAGGCGGGAGCCACTGCAGGGCTTCCAGTCGGGGAGCCTCAGGGTCCGATTGACACCGCTCCCTCCTCAGGGGGATGTGCCAAGTATTCAACAAGTGGGGGCCGCAGTGGCCGCTACCAGCAGGTGGAGGATTGCCGCCCCCTCCCCTTCTGGGGGGGCCAGGAGTTAACCCTTCAGTTGCTGGGTAGAAAGGAAGGCGGGGAGGACCCCAGAGAAAGGCAGGCCTACAGGCCAAGGCAGGGGGCACTCAGGCGCCTCACAGCGAGGTGTGCTCACCGCTGGCGCACCCGTACCGGCCTGCCCTGGCTGCGTGTCCGGTGGGGCCCGTGTCTCTGCAGCACTGGCAACGGCGCTTGACGTGGGCTTGTCCAACTGGAGCTTCCTCTACATCACCGTCTCACTGTGAGTACCGGCCACGCCCGCCACCTCCCTGGGGGCTCATTCCAGCAGCGTGTCTGTGTGCCCGGCCGAGGGGCCAGCCGTCACACTGCCCTCTGGGACCCAACCCCCTCGCTCTCTCCGCGCCTCCCTGGCACCCAGCAGCTCGCCTGGAAGTCGCCAGCCTCTGCAGTAAGCCAGGCACGGAGGGGGTGTTGTGCCTCCCTGCCAGGCGGCCTGGGGAAGCCGGGGGCTCAGACGGAATGGTGACAGGGCAGCGGAGAAAGGGGCACAGAGGGGCAGGCGGAACAGTTATTTCTTGTCTCAGATTTTGCACTTCAGCGAGCAcagtctctgctttctctctttctccccttctctcatTCTTCCCGCCTTATCCTGGTCTGCGCTGAGGAGTCGGTAAATAACAGGACTCAGAAAGCTCAGTTTCTCCCTGGTGATAATCAGAGGCCTCTTAGACATAGATTTCTTCTGATTAAAGGTCAGGTATCAGCCCAGATGACTCAGGCCGCCTTCCTTTGGTCTTTGTATCCAGATTGCCCTGCTGCCCTCAGGGAAGTCCGGGGTCTCCCCCTGACCCTTTCCAGCCCACTGATTGCGCTGTGGGTCCGCGCCCCCAGCTCCAGCGGTATGTCATGGGTAATCTTCCCTCGCAGGTACACGATGACCAAATCCTCGGCTGTCCTCTTCATCCTGATCTTCTCTCTGATCTTCAAGCTGGAGGAGCTGGTAAGGCCCCAGCTTTTCTTGTGTTCCTCCTGCCCCCACAGATGCTAAGAATAGCAAGGGGAACCTGAGCAGTGGCTTGTCACTGCGTGTGACCGAGGAGATGAGCCCAGCCCAGGTGGTGGTAACTCGCTGAGGAAAGACCTAGACACAGGGCACTACTGAGAGTATTTAGAACCTGGTATGGCAGGAGCAGTGACCAAAGGAGACAGGGTTCAAGGGGCAGCGGGTCCTGCAGGCTCCCCGCTGTACAGCAAGAGCCCTTTGCTTCCTGGGTCCTGGGGGGCCATTGGGGCCACATGGGGACCTAGGACAGCTGTAGGGACGCACTGCCGTATTTCAGGATCTCGGTACATGCTAGCTGGATGTCAGCCCTGATACATCGACGGGCAGGGGCTGGCCAGGACCCCAGGGTGGGGCAGGTAGAAGGGTGTCTCGCCCCAGGGGCAGCCAAGGTGGCTGCTGGCCCCCAAACTCCGGGTGCGATGAACTTGAGACCCCCAAGGTGGTTGCAACTGCTCCCCATCCTTTCAGCGTGCGGCGCTGGTCTTAGTGGTGGTTCTCATCGCCGGGGGCCTCTTCATGTTCACCTACAAGTCCACACAGTTCAACGCTGAGGGCTTTGCCTTGGTGCTGGGTGCCTCGTTCATCGGGGGTATTCGCTGGACCCTCACCCAGATGCTCCTGCAAAAGGCGGAACTTGGTGAGTGAGGGGCCCAGGCACCAGGCGGGGTGGAGGCGGGCCGGGCCTGGTGGCTCACCCGTGTCCCTTTCTGCAGGGCTCCAGAACCCCATCGACACCATGTTCCACCTGCAGCCACTCATGTTTCTGGGGCTCTTCCCTCTCTTTGCCGTATTTGAAGGTACGTGGGGTCGTCCACCTCGGGGGCACCTCAGTGCAGCAAAGCTCCCATCCCCGCTCCAAGCCTATCACTGTGGTAGCTGCAGAGGTTACGGAGATCAGAGATGGTGGTCTCTTCCCTGGCAGTGCCTGGTTTGGGGGCTGGACAGACACTTAAACCAAATGGCTGGCATCCAGCACAATAAATGCTACGTAGAAAGCGCATGTAAAATACACCAGGCGGTAATGACGGTGAATGCAGACAGCCCTAAAGGTATGCCAGGGCTGTTCTGATCAATTTAAACATATTAACTCCTTTAATACTCCcccaaagcctgtgtgccagtgCTGTTACTGCCCCATCGtgcagatgaaagaaattgaggcagagagaagtaGAGATagccttgcccaaggtcccatggCTCATAAACACACCTGAATTTGGATCCAGCAGCTGGCTCCGGCGTCCTTCCTCCTAACCATGATGTGTTCTTTCTTTTAGAAGGAGCACAGGGTCATGAATTGCTCCAGGATGGTGGGGTGGAAAGGCAGGTCAAGGCTTCCCAGACAGTGCGTTTTGGAGAATGAATGGGATTTTGACAGCCTGATGGGGGCGGGCGTCCCTGGAAGGGGGAACAGTAGGTTCAGACGTGGGGAGACGTGTGGGGGATTGGCCTCAGCCAAGGGCACATTTCTGGggcaagggagagggggaggggagagggtggcaCACAGGCGCCCAGGCAGGTGAGCAGTCCCCTTCGGCTGTCGTCTCCCAGAGCAGAGGCAGGATGATGTGTCTAGGCTGGgggactgggggaaggggaggcaggcGGTGCCACCGCCTTCCTTTCCCCCGTGTTTTGGAATTAGTCTTCGTCCCCTATCTGTTTATCCTTCCTCTCAGAGTCCCTTCTGTCCTCGGGGTCATTACAGAGAATTCCGTCCCACATCCATTTAAGTTCCAAGCAGTGAAGTGTCTCAGACCTCTCGGAGAAAATTATTCTGTAGCTCCGTTGTCCAGGAAACTTCTTTTCTGCAACctcattttttcttcccttttaaaatctctctccattccttccttaTGCCCCCTGCACCAAACGCTGcactctccctcccttcctgggtGTTACACCATTCCCCACCATTCTCTGCAAACCCTCATCCCAGAGCCCCTGGTGGTCATCACTTAGCAGAGCTGCATGGATTTAGCTCCTTTAATCTTTTCTGGTAAATTAATCCCCCAAGCGCCTTCATTACTCATGTTGCTCTTCCCCGAATTGCCTTCAGTTTGCCAATGCCTTCGCAGTACTGCTGAGCCCAGCACCAGACAAGATGTCCTACCTCGGGAGGCTGTTTGCCCGGGGGGACTGTCCCTCTGCATTTCTTTGGCGCTTTCCTCCAAAAATCTCACAGTACTCGGCCAGTCTCCTGCTCCCACAGGTGTCCATTTGCCGAGTCTGGGGTTCAGCTTCACGCCTGCTTCCAAACCAGGGGCCCTTCCTGCAGGGAAAGGAACCATTCTCTCAGATGGCCAGTGTTGGAGGGCCAAGGGTCCTCTGAAAGTCTAAGCGCAACTTGGTGCGTGGAGGCCTGTGTGGGTGTCTCTGGAACAAGGGACTGCGGTTTTGTCATGTCTTTGTACGCGTGTGTGTTTACTTTTTGAGAACTGTTCATCAAATTATATTGTCCGGTCTAGTCCCAACCCTTTCATTTAATCAGTGGGGAAACTGTGGTCCAGAAAGGGGGCATGTCTCAGCTAAACCCCACAGCTATGTAACTAAATGGAGAAGGTTTGTACAGATAGAGTTTCATCCCTGTTTAGAGGTGACCCACCTGAAATTAAGGTACTCCTCCAGTGGCCCAGGACATTGACAGTCCTCATGTGATGGGCTGTCCCGTCTCTCTTTGGCCCACTGGGTATCACAGCTGCCAAGGCCACATGAAgtcaccctcccccacctctgctccCCCAAAGACGGGTAGGTACACGACGTATGAAGGAGCAAGGCACTTCTGCCCGATTTCCTCTGCAGTGCCAGCCCCCTCTACTCTAGCCCAGAGGTTCAGAAGCCTCCCCATCACTCCCTATAAGGATCTCTGGCTTGTATtgccccggggcttccctggtttcCCCAAGTCTCAGGCCACCTCCGTGGGATTCTCTGACACCTTCCGTCCTTGTGCTCAGGGCCTCAGACAGGCAGCAGGTGTAGTGAGTGTGCAGTGCAGCAGTGGCAAAGCTCACCCGGCCACTGGGGAGGGTGAGGCCGCCCAGGCAGGCACACCCAGGACGTGGCCTCCCACTCTCTCCCCCCATTGCTCCCAGGTCTCCATTTGTCCACGTCTGAGAAGATCTTCCGTTTCCAGGACACGGGGCTGCTCCTGCGCGTGCTTGGCAGCCTCTTCCTTGGCGGGATTCTCGCCTTTGGTTTGGGCTTCTCTGAGTTCCTCCTGGTCTCCAGAACCTCCAGCCTCACTCTCTCCATTGCTGGCATTTTTAAGGTACAGTTTCGGAGGTGACTCCAGCCCTGTCTTAGAGGGGAGACCCCTGAGGGTGTCCCAGCTCCTACATCCCAGAGCCCTGTAGAGAAGAGACGGAAGTGCCTAGTTAGGGTGCTGTGCACTCTGCTGTCACCCGCACTCCTTCCGTCACTGTGGCCCTCTGAGGCGGGGGTGCACGTCCCtgcttcacagatggggaaacagacatGAAGAGCTGCTCGTACCCAAGGATATGCAGCTAGGAGGTAGCcgagctgggattcaaagccaggtctgaCTCCACTAGGCCTGGGATGCATTTACGTTTTACCAAGAATGCCAACTCTGGTCATTTGGCATTGGCCTGGAGCCAGGATTGAGAAGCCCCCAGTCAGACTCATTAGTGTAGAGTTCTGTGATTGATTGgcaatgtctgccatgggcaCAGTAAGGGATGGTTTTATCACGCGTGCCTTGCGTTCGCCAATCCTGCCTTTACTGCTGTCCAGCAGCACCCTTACCCTCTCCTCTCATCAagtctccccttccttcccccaccctctctcACTCTTTCCTGCTCAGAGCCATGGACCAGGCAGACACTGATACTGGAGCAGTGTTACCTAAAACCAGAAGTATAGGGTTCCCCGAGGGTCTTGCCAACCAAATGATGAGGCATAAGCTGTGCTTCTCAGAATGAATCATCTGACAGGTCCCATTTGCAGTCAGTGTGTACGAAAAACCCCGTGACCAATGTGTGTCCTGTAGAGCCCGGTGTGACTTCATTcccctgtggcagcagaggctctccATCCGCAGGTGCCTTCTGGAAGGGCAGCTTCCTTCATTCCTGTGGGCATGGCTGTGGGCTTGATACCCTGTGCTCCCAGCCTGGATTTGTTTGCTAATCCCGACAACCCTGTGAAAAGCACCTCCTCCTGCATCTCAGTAACACAAAGGGGGAAAAAGCGTCACAGGCTGGTTCGCTGAGCTTGGGGAGGCTTCCGCCTTTGCCTTGCAGGCCAGCCTGCCCAGGCCCCGGGAGTTTTGGCAGGTCTGGCTCTACCCTGTGGGTGTGCCCGGTGCCCctgccctccacctcctcctcccgaGCACGtccccttcctgcttctctgcccCCAGGAAGTCTGCACTTTGCTGTTGGCAGCTCATCTGCTGGGCGATCAGATCAGTCTCTTGAACTGGTTGGGCTTCGCCCTCTGCCTCTCGGGGATCTCCCTGCACATCGCCCTCAAAGCCCTGCACTCCAGAGGTAACCAGAGCCCGTCTCCTGATGACATTTCCCCGTGACTCTTAGCCCCACAGGTTCCCCTCCGCCAGCCCTGCCAGGAAGAGGCAGGTGGCTCTTGACTCCCCAAAGCAGTTGCGGTCTGGTCTGCACAGTTCAGCTGCCTCTGCACCGACTGTTCCTCTCATTGAGGAAGTTTGCCTGGTGATTCGCCACCGCCACTCCTCCGAGAAGTCACGGGGATCATCTcccgggggtgggtgggggcctgggggcctgaGCACACGCTCACATCAGGCCACACCAAGAAAGCCGGTCCTGGGTCTGTAACTGGGCTGCCTCTGTCCGCAGGTGACAGCGGCCCTAAGCCCCTGAAGGGGCTGGGCTCCAACCCCGACCTGGAGCTACTGCTCCGGACCAGCCAGCCGGAGGAAAAGGAcaacgaggaggaggaggggtacTT
The sequence above is drawn from the Balaenoptera musculus isolate JJ_BM4_2016_0621 chromosome 15, mBalMus1.pri.v3, whole genome shotgun sequence genome and encodes:
- the SLC35C2 gene encoding solute carrier family 35 member C2 isoform X2 — its product is MGRWALDVAFVWRAVLTLGLVLLYYCFSIGITFYNKWLTKGPGSVLQPQGPRGAELDRLPQKSGSHRYTMTKSSAVLFILIFSLIFKLEELRAALVLVVVLIAGGLFMFTYKSTQFNAEGFALVLGASFIGGIRWTLTQMLLQKAELGLQNPIDTMFHLQPLMFLGLFPLFAVFEGLHLSTSEKIFRFQDTGLLLRVLGSLFLGGILAFGLGFSEFLLVSRTSSLTLSIAGIFKEVCTLLLAAHLLGDQISLLNWLGFALCLSGISLHIALKALHSRGDSGPKPLKGLGSNPDLELLLRTSQPEEKDNEEEEGYFVAQGQQ
- the SLC35C2 gene encoding solute carrier family 35 member C2 isoform X1 — translated: MGRWALDVAFVWRAVLTLGLVLLYYCFSIGITFYNKWLTKSFHFPLFMTMLHLAVIFLFSALSRALVQCSSHRARVVLSWTDYLRRVAPTALATALDVGLSNWSFLYITVSLYTMTKSSAVLFILIFSLIFKLEELRAALVLVVVLIAGGLFMFTYKSTQFNAEGFALVLGASFIGGIRWTLTQMLLQKAELGLQNPIDTMFHLQPLMFLGLFPLFAVFEGLHLSTSEKIFRFQDTGLLLRVLGSLFLGGILAFGLGFSEFLLVSRTSSLTLSIAGIFKEVCTLLLAAHLLGDQISLLNWLGFALCLSGISLHIALKALHSRGDSGPKPLKGLGSNPDLELLLRTSQPEEKDNEEEEGYFVAQGQQ
- the SLC35C2 gene encoding solute carrier family 35 member C2 isoform X3, whose amino-acid sequence is MTKSSAVLFILIFSLIFKLEELRAALVLVVVLIAGGLFMFTYKSTQFNAEGFALVLGASFIGGIRWTLTQMLLQKAELGLQNPIDTMFHLQPLMFLGLFPLFAVFEGLHLSTSEKIFRFQDTGLLLRVLGSLFLGGILAFGLGFSEFLLVSRTSSLTLSIAGIFKEVCTLLLAAHLLGDQISLLNWLGFALCLSGISLHIALKALHSRGDSGPKPLKGLGSNPDLELLLRTSQPEEKDNEEEEGYFVAQGQQ